One genomic region from Leishmania panamensis strain MHOM/PA/94/PSC-1 chromosome 10 sequence encodes:
- a CDS encoding hypothetical protein (TriTrypDB/GeneDB-style sysID: LpmP.10.1030), translated as MHDANRFGGRTAYLREIGPIDHKKKGRLFKRDLATLQFNVDVWCAQQSLRKQWKGRDWDVVEMPFELAPKELQRVVPEKYTDVPMMTDPVHHDYMNIRRKVFDREALQGALYPNGGADQSPYPAIQRVNRAAMTLDKYL; from the coding sequence ATGCACGACGCCAACCGCTTCGGTGGTCGCACAGCATATCTGCGTGAGATTGGGCCGATCGATCATAAGAAGAAGGGCCGCCTTTTCAAGCGCGACCTCGCCACGCTGCAGTTCAACGTGGACGTCTGGTGCGCGCAGCAGTCATTGCGCAAGCAGTGGAAGGGGCGAGACTGGGACGTGGTGGAGATGCCCTTTGAGCTGGCGCCAAAGGAACTGCAGCGCGTAGTGCCGGAGAAGTACACGGACGTGCCGATGATGACGGATCCGGTTCACCACGACTATATGAACATCCGGCGCAAAGTCTTTGATAGGGAGGCTCTGCAGGGGGCCCTGTACCCcaacggtggcgctgacCAGTCACCGTACCCGGCCATTCAGCGCGTGAACAGGGCTGCCATGACGCTGGACAAGTATCTTTGA
- a CDS encoding hypothetical protein (TriTrypDB/GeneDB-style sysID: LpmP.10.1040), whose product MSNGRLPPDSCAPQNPSSRPSASWDRISVLPIYSGASSTITKLLNSTHVQRVEGVEAIPMQAPLAPGTDINQPPRNYLTVDPVHNVHQHAPGFLRNQRVALQHMLASAVMEWKDMQQNALIVSSAEAMRTIFEQVYVPERPLALRVQRIGPTLVIDSRASKPSEVREMRQQALLSKALYLMKETHGRDAVATDKAAAGAAGQLALTLPERRLASMTASDLHFGANLHRYSQVLRWRMDATEVLIGIDAPIVMDQRTSTEQLVRVKEKAQVGAADAEKRETLRYWFDAMMANVSHIGTYVHHDGILQSHHMRKTMDILDSVEARMAAAALSFTSRVLQWLVKQCRRDGGTYAVVRDYALEYVELYELPDLDESAAFVEETDKYFGCPTAAAFASASRGAAEKLADGEAYIESEVPSTTSSGYGISGSSTAPQLNRFNWSFGKTCFNIGQHLFRSGDLSRAGDALPLLHRSLRIFLPSCREDVVARETVAELVKMVPVLVARKLQVDAAQTATAVASNNTASSPKNAAASCVAGLCSSPEIYRDALLLCGRFEVPLRHMLVEAGKWEGDQLIKAFFSRCLVTCSAAVCAVVALSLEAYYCGCHHLRVLRMTRSAAKAKEGKARLRGAEHREEIMAAISSCTQDLLQVVVEGLVRLEEASALVGPPHSAAKTAATSAEARAGTSAADESASVNGTTPVSKDSRSSKEKSPPSTSSLAPARASPTDLCNQPPTPTTSPAHVSAPSELKKCSHGTSMVVVPASCSTVLDPRTQVDVTPLHSSLYELYGDIAVAAMSDAASGFSIRVLAELGTRMEAGLQQCGRKLPTTLSWLTTLKADVMSLSFTALRFYGRISTHTRRHLAKLSLVYYLVGREHHRTARYTKALEALHRAKSLLHASHKAAEDTVFGAVFGSHSMLQWADVMQQLGDVYRSVVERKLDGAFGIAAATLTQPLLIGPLHELPEDADNFFTQALNAYTQGGPDRGCRSAKVYTLLLYASVLMERFAVSGVPATHAASQRIAQLIREAEELAPSMFVQEREWQMLRLFTITSAAAQDTALARAVEEILLRTITITSASASNSCIRQNAPVTVECGSNDAADASAAKESQLADVSDAECGGCRRERLVMLPSWPMLLELQKALVCCAMVEREVPDRHTDASQSRPREATKVASTEAKYRRMLRWVGRATSFLTSVLQYCKTHSSDLQGAAARRQWQPVLRSWREQEAGVFVHRMASMIALRLLGAAQALLPSTKQQEARGAVKQIALSLEHAAALKAGGSEGRVAVQQLLRDLSALLAPFVEW is encoded by the coding sequence atgTCAAATGGCCGTCTGCCACCGGACTCGTGCGCCCCGCAGAACCCCAGCTCTCGCCCCTCGGCGAGCTGGGATCGGATCAGCGTGCTCCCTATCTACAGTGGTGCATCGTCCACCATTACGAAGTTGCTCAACAGCACCCACGTCCAGCgcgtggagggggtggaagCGATCCCGATGCAGGCCCCTCTTGCGCCGGGCACCGACATCAACCAGCCGCCGCGCAATTACTTGACGGTGGACCCCGTCCACAACGTTCACCAGCACGCCCCCGGTTTTCTGCGCAATCAAcgtgtggcgctgcagcacatgTTGGCGAGCGCTGTGATGGAATGGAAGGATATGCAGCAGAACGCCCTCATCGTGTCCAGTGCGGAGGCTATGCGCACCATCTTCGAGCAGGTCTACGTGCCGGAGCGTCCTTTGGCCCTGCGCGTGCAGCGCATCGGCCCGACGCTGGTTATTGACTCGCGCGCGTCGAAGCCGTCAGAGGTGCGCGAGATGCGCCAGCAGGCCCTCTTAAGCAAGGCCCTGTACCTCATGAAGGAAACACACGGTCGAGATGCCGTGGCGACAgacaaggcggcggcgggtgcAGCGGGACAGCTGGCACTGACTCTGCCAGAGCGGCGCCTTGCCAGCATGACCGCGTCCGATTTGCACTTCGGAGCGAACTTGCACCGCTACtcgcaggtgctgcgctggcgcatgGATGCGACCGAGGTGCTTATCGGCATCGACGCCCCCATCGTGATGGACCAGCGAACGAGCACCGAGCAGCTTGTCCGggtgaaagagaaggcgcaggTAGGCGCCGCCGATGCCGAGAAGCGCGAGACGCTCCGCTACTGGTTCGACGCGATGATGGCGAACGTGTCACACATCGGGACGTACGTGCACCACGACGGCATCCTGCAGAGCCACCACATGAGGAAAACAATGGACATACTCGACAGCGTCGAGGCgcgcatggcggcggcggcacttaGCTTCACGAGCCGCGTTCTGCAGTGGCTAGTGAAGCAGTGTCGTCGTGACGGCGGCACGTACGCGGTGGTGCGCGACTACGCCTTGGAGTACGTGGAACTGTACGAGTTACCCGACCTTGACGAATCCGCCGCATTCGTGGAGGAAACGGACAAGTACTTTGGATGCCCTACAGCTGCCGCCTTCGCGTCCGCTAGCCGgggcgcagcagagaagtTGGCGGACGGGGAAGCATACATTGAGAGCGAGGTGCCCTCAACGACGTCGTCGGGGTACGGCATTAgcggctcctccaccgcaccCCAGCTGAACCGCTTTAACTGGAGCTTTGGAAAGACGTGCTTCAACATTGGCCAGCACCTGTTCCGCAGCGGCGATCTCAGCAGAGCCGGCGatgcgctgccactgcttcACCGCAGCTTGCGCATTTTTCTGCCATCCTGCCGCGAGGACGTCGTTGCACGCGAAACGGTAGCGGAGCTGGTGAAGATGGTGCCAGTGTTGGTGGCGCGCAAGCTGCAGGTGGACGCTGCGCAGACGGCAACTGCCGTCGCCTCCAACAACACGGCCAGCAGCCCCAAGAATGCTGCTGCCAGCTGTGTCGCTGGCCTGTGCTCGTCGCCAGAGATCTACAGagacgcactgctgctgtgtggtCGCTTTGAGgtaccgctgcggcacatgTTGGTTGAGGCCGGGAAGTGGGAAGGCGATCAGCTGATAAAGGCCTTCTTCTCCCGGTGCCTAGTGACGTGCAGTGCCGCGGTGTGtgccgtggtggcgctgtcgctggagGCGTACTACtgcggctgccaccacctgcgtgtgctgcgcatgACACGCAGCGCGGCAAAAGCGAAGGAGGGCAAGGCAAGGCTGCGTGGTGCAGAGCATCGAGAGGAAATAATGGCTGCCATATCATCGTGCACCCAAGACCTTCTGCAGGTGGTAGTCGAAGGGCTTGTGCGGCTGGAGGAGGCAAGTGCGCTTGTGGGACCGCCGCACTCGGCAGCCAAAACGGCAGCCACCTCAGCAGAGGCGCGGGCCGGCACATCTGCTGCAGACGAAAGCGCCTCCGTGAACGGCACGACTCCAGTCAGCAAGGACAGCCGGAGCTCCAAGGAGAAGTCGCCCCCCTCCACATCCTCCCTGGCGCCAGCCAGGGCATCGCCAACAGACCTCTGCAATCAGCCACCAACGCCGACGACGTCACCAGCGCATGTAAGCGCACCCTCTGAACTCAAAAAATGCAGCCACGGCACGAGTATGGTTGTGGTGCCTGCGTCGTGCTCGACGGTGCTGGACCCACGGACACAGGTGGATGtcacccctctccactcTTCCCTCTACGAGTTGTACGGCgacatcgccgtcgccgcaaTGTCAGACGCAGCGAGCGGCTTCTCGATACGTGTACTGGCAGAGCTCGGCACACGCATGGAGGCggggctgcagcagtgcggccGCAAGCTACCCACAACTCTCAGCTGGCTCACAACGCTCAAGGCGGACGTCATGAGCCTCTCCTtcacggcgctgcgcttcTATGGAAGGATtagcacgcacacacgccgccATCTCGCCAAGCTTTCTTTGGTGTACTACCTAGTCGGCAGGGAGCACCACCGCACAGCACGCTACAcgaaggcgctggaggcactGCACCGCGCCAAATCCCTTCTGCATGCCTCTCACAAGGCCGCCGAGGACACGGTCTTCGGTGCCGTCTTCGGCTCGCACAGCATGCTGCAGTGGGCGGacgtgatgcagcagctggggGATGTGTACCGCAGCGTCGTGGAGCGTAAGCTCGACGGTGCCTTCGGCATTGCGGCCGCCACCCTCACTCAACCGCTTCTGATCGGCCCTCTTCACGAACTGCCTGAGGATGCCGACAACTTTTTCACGCAGGCTCTGAATGCCTACACACAAGGTGGCCCCGACAGGGGCTGCCGATCCGCAAAGGTGTACACCCTTCTCCTTTACGCCTCAGTGCTGATGGAACGCTTTGCAGTCTCAGGCGTCCCAGCTACGCACGCAGCCTCGCAACGCATTGCGCAACTCATACGGGAGgccgaggagctggcgcCAAGCATGTTCGTTCAGGAGCGTGAGTGGCAGATGCTCCGCCTCTTCACTATCACAAGTGCCGCCGCGCAAGACACCGCGTTAGCTCGAGCAGTGGAAGAGATCTTGCTGCGTACGATCACAATCACTAGTGCTTCTGCAAGCAACTCATGCATTCGCCAGAATGCGCCTGTCACGGTAGAGTGTGGTAGCAATGATGCTGCCGACGCCTCGGCAGCGAAGGAGTCGCAGTTAGCAGATGTCAGCGACGCAGAGTGCGGTGGCTGTCGCAGGGAGCGGTTGGTGATGCTGCCTTCGTGGCCAATGCTCCTGGAACTGCAGAaggcgctggtgtgctgcgcgatggtgGAGCGGGAGGTGCCCGATCGGCACACCGACGCGTCGCAGTCGCGACCACGCGAAGCAACGAAAGTTGCATCCACGGAGGCTAAGTATCGTAGGATGCTACGGTGGGTGGGTCGCGCCACCAGCTTCCTGACGAGCGTGCTGCAGTATTGTAAaacgcacagcagcgacctGCAAGGGGCTGCCGCACGACGTCAGTGGCAGCCGGTGTTGCGGTCGTGGAGGGAGCAGGAGGCAGGCGTGTTCGTGCATCGAATGGCTTCCATGATCGCGTTGCGGCTGCTTGGTGCGGCTCAGGCACTCCTTCCTAGTacaaagcagcaggaggcgcgcggcgccgtcaagcagatcgccctctctctcgagcATGCCGCTGCTTTGAAGGCAGGTGGTTCGGAGGGGCGCGTAGCCGTCCAGCAGCTTCTTCGAGACCTGAGTGCACTACTGGCGCCTTTCGTAGAGTGGTAG
- a CDS encoding hypothetical protein (TriTrypDB/GeneDB-style sysID: LpmP.10.1050) — MGNQTSHQQPAETVVTDLELRLAPQNFYLVFGKPSIHFTRERVRGPLIYDVEVEYDDDENLVEHAATLDLTCAVPRRQKIELISVPPPSPGVVGASKGLALTFQIAATQPPQRVCVYTGVSVEYRVRDGVRLKTSGGVAEGSVCIFDTTETDGLTTVVTNPLVLLQLLQPVKYEEIADTPAVSTVQRVAYAPLVIEVVIGETEEHSKKSQRFAPADKTAHEATQSKPRKKCIVQYTFLEAPEEGAKLAGSSRGCGEAQPAHRFACKVAKQLLQVGNEVYDLEDVFDDGRRDDVRDAAGDEEDMEGLCVICLTNQKDTTILPCRHMCLCNTCAAHLRLNNNRCPLCRANIDRVMTL, encoded by the coding sequence ATGGGGAATCAAACGAGTCATCAGCAGCCGGCGGAAACCGTCGTCACCGATCTTGAGCTGCGCCTCGCCCCGCAGAACTTCTACCTTGTCTTTGGCAAGCCGTCCATTCACTTTACGCGAGAGCGTGTGCGAGGGCCACTCATCTATGATGTGGAAGTGGAGTATGACGACGATGAGAACCTTGTTGAGCACGCAGCGACGCTTGATCTCACATGCGCCGTACCACGCCGGCAGAAGATTGAGCTGATCAGCGTACCCCCACCGTCGCCAGGGGTTGTCGGCGCCTCCAAGGGACTTGCACTCACGTTCCAGATCGCGGCGACGCAGCCACCGCAacgggtgtgcgtgtacacTGGTGTATCAGTGGAATATCGCGTCCGCGATGGTGTGCGACTGAAAACTAGCGGTGGTGTCGCGGAGGGATCCGTGTGTATCTTCGATACCACCGAAACAGACGGTCTCACAACAGTCGTCACAAACcccctggtgctgctgcagctgctgcaaccTGTCAAGTACGAGGAAATTGCCGACACGCCTGCCGTCTCAACGGTGCAGCGGGTAGCCTACGCCCCGCTAGTCATCGAAGTGGTGATcggggagacggaggagcacAGCAAGAAGTCGCAGCGCTTTGCACCTGCCGACAAAACTGCGCACGAGGCGACGCAGTCGAAGCCTAGAAAGAAGTGTATTGTGCAGTACACCTTCCTGGAGGCGCCGGAGGAGGGCGCCAAGCTTGCAGGGTCTTCGCGCGGTTGTGGGGAAGCTCAACCAGCGCATCGCTTTGCCTGCAAggtggcgaagcagctgcttcaggtGGGCAACGAGGTGTACGACTTAGAGGACGTCTTCGACGACGGCCGCAGGGACGACGTgcgcgacgctgcaggagatgaGGAGGATATGGAGGGGCTCTGCGTGATTTGCCTAACGAACCAGAAGGACACCACCATCCTACCCTGCCGCCACATGTGTCTGTGCAACACGTGCGCCGCACACCTGCGCCTCAACAACAACCGATGCCCCCTGTGCCGCGCCAACATTGATCGTGTTATGACGCTTTAG